In Solanum pennellii chromosome 3, SPENNV200, a single window of DNA contains:
- the LOC107014977 gene encoding rhodanese-like domain-containing protein 9, chloroplastic: protein MAGITCYGLSSHSLLGLGSESCKSLLVVKGKQRGRGFQIKAQVEFVNAEEAKKLVGVEGYAVVDVRDKTQFERAHIKNCYHVPLFIENTDNDIRTIVKRQLHNNFAGLFFGLPFTKPNPEFVQSVKSQFSPQSKLLLVCQEGLRSAAAAERLERAGYDNIACITSGLQTVKPGTFDSVGSKELQDAGKAGLVTIQGKISAVLGTVLICALLFVTFFPDQAEQILQMAPSSN, encoded by the exons ATGGCAGGGATTACTTGCTATGGTCTCTCTTCTCATag CTTGTTGGGATTGGGATCAGAATCATGTAAATCTTTGTTAGTTgtgaaaggaaaacaaagaggAAGAGGTTTTCAAATAAAAGCACAAGTTGAATTTGTAAATGCAGAGGAAGCCAAGAAACTTGTAGGTGTTGAGGGATATGCAGTAGTAGATGTACGTGACAAAACTCAATTCGAGAGAGCTCATATCAAAAACTGTTATCATGTACCACTCTTTATTGAAAACACAGATAATGACATAA GGACCATTGTAAAGAGACAGCTCCACAATAATTTTGCTGGTTTATTTTTTGGATTGCCATTTACTAAACCCAATCCTGAGTTTGTGCAATCTGTTAAATCTCAATTTTCTCCTCAAAGCAAGCTCTTACTCGTCTGTCAAGAGGGTCTAAG GTCCGCAGCTGCTGCGGAGAGATTAGAGAGAGCAGGTTATGACAACATAGCGTGCATAACATCAGGTCTTCAGACCGTAAAACCTG GGACATTTGATTCCGTCGGTTCAAAGGAACTACAAGACGCTGGTAAAGCTGGTCTGGTTACCATACAGGGCAAGATTTCAGCAGTTCTTGGAACTGTGCTTATCt GTGCACTTCTATTTGTAACTTTCTTCCCTGATCAAGCAGAACAGATTCTTCAAATGGCTCCTTCAAGTAATTAA